From a region of the Synechococcus sp. RS9916 genome:
- a CDS encoding DUF1651 domain-containing protein, with protein MVAASGSNELLAVAVAETERWLRSPDHQQVMRFQLPREGDTSSLALMEVRSVMGGLPMLRWLTRQAAISTWTGCRQNGWSRCHPQW; from the coding sequence ATGGTGGCTGCGTCTGGATCGAATGAGCTGTTGGCTGTTGCGGTCGCAGAGACCGAGCGTTGGTTAAGGAGTCCTGACCATCAGCAGGTGATGCGGTTCCAGCTTCCTCGTGAAGGAGACACCTCATCATTGGCTTTGATGGAGGTTCGATCCGTGATGGGCGGACTGCCAATGCTGCGCTGGTTGACGCGACAGGCCGCCATCAGCACCTGGACCGGTTGTCGCCAAAACGGCTGGAGCCGTTGTCATCCCCAGTGGTGA
- a CDS encoding carboxypeptidase M32: protein MGAKGTTAWARLGCYLHETRLLGSIQSTLYWDQNTRMPAAGASWRGEQLTLLARQLHQRQSSLDYAALVAEARSDWEVEGCNGSLSEHERQERGRNLELLELDLRRQQRQDPELVAALATAKAQGYDLWQQARSASDFPLFAPALRELIKLRQEQASQLDEPRGCWETLAQPFEPDLRLERLLELFAPLRRRLPELLRQVQAAPRPRQLSWDLTSEQQQRLCDQLLEEWRRDPAISCVAESPHPFSITLGPRDFRLTTRVVAGQPLSCFLATAHEWGHSLYEQGLPTASHQWFAWPLGQATSMAVHESQSLFWENRVARSAPFAERWWQRFRSEGAPLDSAAHLWQAMNPVAPGTNRVESDELSYGLHIMIRTDLELALLEQGLPVEDLPTEWNRRYRELLGVVPANDAEGCLQDVHWSEGLFGYFPSYLLGHLVSAQLSEAMTAAIGAPEEHVARGDVAPLLAWLREHVHPVGRALNAEGLVQQVSGQPLSSTPFLSYLERKLESLGVAA from the coding sequence ATGGGAGCGAAGGGAACAACTGCTTGGGCACGCCTGGGTTGTTATCTCCACGAGACGCGGTTGCTCGGCAGCATCCAGAGCACCCTGTATTGGGATCAGAACACCCGTATGCCTGCGGCTGGTGCCTCCTGGAGAGGTGAGCAACTCACCCTCCTGGCCCGTCAGTTGCATCAGCGGCAGAGTTCCTTGGATTACGCCGCTCTGGTCGCAGAAGCTCGCTCCGACTGGGAGGTTGAAGGGTGCAATGGTTCGCTGAGTGAGCACGAGCGCCAGGAGCGTGGCCGCAATCTGGAGCTGCTTGAGCTGGATCTGCGTCGGCAGCAACGCCAGGATCCCGAGTTGGTGGCGGCCCTGGCCACGGCCAAGGCGCAGGGCTATGACCTCTGGCAGCAGGCCCGTTCCGCCAGCGATTTCCCCCTCTTTGCGCCCGCGCTGCGTGAACTGATCAAGTTGCGACAGGAGCAGGCCAGCCAGCTGGATGAGCCGCGGGGATGCTGGGAGACGCTTGCCCAACCGTTTGAGCCCGATCTACGCCTCGAGCGTCTGCTCGAGTTGTTTGCGCCTCTGCGCCGCCGATTGCCGGAGCTGCTGCGTCAGGTGCAGGCTGCTCCCCGGCCCCGGCAGCTGAGCTGGGACCTGACATCGGAGCAACAGCAACGTCTCTGTGATCAGTTGCTCGAGGAGTGGCGGCGTGACCCGGCCATCAGCTGTGTGGCGGAGTCACCCCATCCCTTCTCCATCACCCTGGGTCCTCGCGATTTCCGCCTCACCACGCGCGTGGTGGCTGGTCAGCCCCTCTCCTGCTTCTTGGCCACCGCCCATGAATGGGGACATTCCCTGTATGAGCAGGGCTTACCGACTGCGAGCCACCAGTGGTTTGCCTGGCCCCTGGGCCAGGCCACGTCGATGGCGGTGCATGAAAGCCAGTCGCTGTTCTGGGAAAACCGGGTAGCCCGTAGTGCGCCATTCGCGGAGCGATGGTGGCAGCGTTTCCGCAGCGAAGGCGCCCCTCTCGACTCCGCAGCCCACCTGTGGCAGGCGATGAATCCGGTGGCCCCAGGCACCAATCGGGTGGAGTCCGATGAGCTCAGCTACGGCCTGCACATCATGATTCGCACCGACTTGGAACTGGCCTTGCTGGAGCAGGGGCTTCCGGTGGAGGATTTGCCGACGGAGTGGAATCGGCGTTATCGCGAGCTGCTTGGTGTTGTTCCGGCGAATGATGCGGAGGGGTGTCTCCAGGATGTGCACTGGAGCGAGGGGCTGTTTGGCTATTTCCCGTCGTATTTGCTGGGGCATCTGGTCAGCGCCCAACTCAGTGAGGCGATGACTGCTGCCATTGGCGCTCCTGAAGAGCATGTCGCCCGTGGTGATGTGGCACCTCTCTTGGCTTGGTTGCGGGAGCATGTCCATCCCGTGGGCCGAGCCCTCAATGCCGAAGGGTTGGTGCAGCAGGTCAGTGGTCAGCCCCTGTCCAGCACTCCCTTCCTGTCTTACCTCGAGCGCAAACTGGAGTCTTTAGGGGTGGCAGCGTGA
- a CDS encoding LOG family protein, which produces MADQFPRKQTLNTEAADLSWRSEDQSLVDQNLGKILESASYRLAHADGALLESEEMRGVRMLLEITKPQQILDAEGISSTIIIFGGVNIIERADAEERLAQAEAAVAAAPESRTLQRQLRRSRTQLEFSRYYDAAREFTRLVSQDQQNGHHSHVVVTGGGPGVMEAANRGAFDAGGRSIGLSIKLPGEPEPNPYITPELCFQFNYFALRKFHFVMRSAAAVLFPGGFGTLDELFEVLTLRQTAIKSPMPVILYGKEFWSRLIDFDYLADCGLIRDEHLDLFQFADTPEEAWSWIQAFEAERDQAQEPLAA; this is translated from the coding sequence ATGGCAGATCAATTCCCTCGCAAGCAGACCCTGAACACTGAAGCTGCTGACTTGAGTTGGCGAAGTGAAGACCAATCCCTCGTTGATCAAAACCTGGGGAAGATTCTGGAATCAGCTAGTTATCGTTTGGCGCATGCTGATGGGGCTCTGCTTGAGAGTGAAGAGATGCGTGGTGTTCGCATGCTTCTTGAAATTACTAAGCCTCAGCAAATTTTGGATGCTGAAGGAATCAGTTCCACCATCATTATTTTTGGTGGTGTGAACATCATTGAGCGCGCCGATGCCGAAGAACGTCTGGCGCAGGCTGAGGCGGCAGTGGCCGCGGCGCCCGAGAGCCGCACGTTGCAGCGTCAGCTCCGACGCAGTCGAACCCAGCTCGAGTTCTCGCGTTATTACGACGCTGCCCGGGAGTTCACCCGCCTGGTCTCTCAGGATCAGCAGAACGGCCATCACTCCCATGTGGTGGTGACCGGTGGTGGGCCGGGCGTGATGGAAGCGGCCAACCGTGGAGCCTTTGATGCCGGTGGTCGCTCGATCGGTCTGAGCATCAAGTTGCCTGGGGAACCTGAGCCCAACCCCTACATCACGCCTGAGCTGTGCTTTCAGTTCAACTATTTCGCGCTGCGCAAATTCCATTTCGTTATGCGTTCAGCAGCGGCTGTTCTCTTCCCCGGAGGCTTTGGCACCCTCGATGAGCTGTTCGAAGTGCTCACCTTGCGCCAGACGGCGATCAAGAGTCCCATGCCGGTGATTTTGTATGGCAAAGAGTTCTGGAGCCGCTTGATCGATTTCGACTACCTGGCTGACTGCGGTTTGATCCGTGATGAGCATCTCGACCTTTTTCAGTTTGCGGATACGCCTGAGGAGGCCTGGAGCTGGATTCAGGCTTTTGAAGCGGAGAGGGATCAGGCCCAGGAGCCACTGGCGGCTTGA
- a CDS encoding DUF1330 domain-containing protein produces MAKGYWNVAGSITNPEGMGAYLTAAQPYLAKCGARFLCRDLQTDVREGTAGHLTVIIEFESLAAAQAAYEAPEYQEMLKLRQPHSDVSLSIIEEGDHAGH; encoded by the coding sequence ATGGCAAAGGGATACTGGAATGTCGCAGGTTCCATCACCAACCCTGAAGGGATGGGTGCCTATCTCACTGCTGCTCAGCCCTATCTGGCCAAGTGCGGCGCCCGTTTTCTTTGCAGAGATCTGCAAACGGATGTCCGAGAAGGGACTGCTGGACACCTGACCGTGATCATTGAGTTCGAATCACTGGCTGCAGCGCAAGCTGCCTATGAGGCTCCTGAATACCAAGAGATGCTCAAGCTTCGCCAACCTCACTCTGATGTCTCGCTGTCAATCATCGAAGAAGGGGATCACGCTGGTCACTGA
- a CDS encoding DUF3303 domain-containing protein, with the protein MTFLMHWSFKTGYHEIAAKKFMATGAPFPECKSWKRLHGPGSVEGWILVEADNADACYEHAAEWAECLDWEVTPVLTDEQAGPLIAKAYS; encoded by the coding sequence ATGACCTTTTTGATGCATTGGTCGTTCAAGACCGGCTACCACGAAATTGCCGCTAAAAAGTTCATGGCGACTGGTGCACCCTTCCCGGAGTGCAAGTCATGGAAGCGTCTCCATGGCCCTGGTTCTGTGGAGGGTTGGATTCTTGTCGAAGCCGACAACGCTGATGCTTGCTACGAACACGCGGCTGAGTGGGCGGAATGCCTCGACTGGGAGGTCACCCCTGTGCTGACCGATGAGCAGGCTGGCCCCCTGATTGCAAAGGCATACAGCTGA
- a CDS encoding glycosyltransferase family 2 protein has product MLLLVLTALLLGAGAAALGLTILLIGLQRVFAVAPVLSNASTIAPSPPTASLTVVIPAYNEAANISRCLSSVLRNETPCADWRVVVVDDDSSDATVNLASATIETTPSQAQTSVLQAGPRPSGERWVGKNWACSRAMASVETDWVLFMDADVELAPQTLRRALAQANAEEADLFSLAPRLVCSCLAEWMVQPIMASLLGLGFPMEETNNPDSPVAFAAGPFMLFRREAYTAIGGHQALADEVVEDLALARRIKGGGYRLRYCLGLDAVDLQMYANLGALWEGWSKNWFLGLDRSVTKALGAGGVVLLMFSGPWLITASAAITLLWLINNSHTPTQTIGLASAAALLGGIGIGLQLVLRLWIRQRFAVPLTHWWLMGLGGLIVAAIAPTSVWRSLTGRGWTWKGRPLA; this is encoded by the coding sequence ATGCTCCTGCTGGTTTTGACGGCTCTGCTGCTGGGAGCTGGAGCGGCCGCACTCGGCCTCACCATTCTCTTGATCGGCCTGCAACGGGTGTTTGCAGTCGCCCCGGTGCTCAGCAACGCGTCGACCATCGCGCCATCACCACCAACCGCATCGCTCACGGTGGTGATCCCCGCCTACAACGAAGCCGCCAACATCAGCCGTTGCCTCAGCAGCGTGCTCCGCAACGAGACCCCCTGCGCGGACTGGAGGGTTGTGGTGGTGGATGACGACTCCAGTGACGCCACGGTCAACCTGGCCTCCGCCACGATCGAAACCACGCCCTCACAGGCACAGACCTCCGTGCTTCAGGCCGGACCTCGCCCCAGCGGAGAGCGTTGGGTGGGCAAGAACTGGGCCTGCAGCCGTGCGATGGCGTCGGTGGAGACCGACTGGGTGCTGTTCATGGATGCCGATGTGGAACTGGCGCCCCAAACCCTGCGCCGCGCTCTGGCGCAGGCCAACGCTGAAGAAGCCGATCTGTTCAGCCTCGCACCGAGGTTGGTGTGCAGCTGCCTGGCGGAGTGGATGGTGCAACCGATCATGGCCAGCCTGCTCGGCCTCGGCTTCCCCATGGAGGAAACCAATAACCCCGACTCCCCAGTGGCATTCGCGGCTGGTCCGTTCATGCTGTTTCGCCGCGAGGCATACACGGCCATCGGCGGCCATCAAGCCCTGGCCGATGAGGTCGTGGAGGACCTGGCGCTGGCACGCCGGATCAAGGGAGGCGGTTATCGCTTGCGTTACTGCCTGGGCCTCGATGCAGTGGATCTGCAGATGTACGCCAATCTCGGGGCGCTGTGGGAAGGCTGGAGCAAAAACTGGTTTCTGGGACTGGATCGCAGTGTGACCAAGGCCTTGGGAGCCGGCGGCGTGGTGCTGCTGATGTTCAGCGGTCCGTGGCTGATCACAGCATCTGCGGCCATAACGTTGCTTTGGCTGATCAACAACAGCCACACGCCAACCCAGACGATCGGCTTGGCGTCAGCCGCAGCTCTGCTGGGGGGCATCGGCATCGGGCTGCAACTCGTTCTGCGGCTCTGGATTCGCCAACGCTTTGCCGTACCCCTCACCCACTGGTGGTTAATGGGGCTGGGAGGACTGATCGTGGCCGCGATCGCACCCACGTCTGTGTGGCGCAGCCTGACTGGGCGAGGTTGGACCTGGAAAGGACGGCCCCTCGCGTAG
- a CDS encoding ureidoglycolate lyase, translated as MSLTTLSAKGLQDCRFERFGTAILPVDDMTPAGPAEASLLFDGDNLRYYLMRLQSRPPVVGSMTRHLRATQCLGSADAQPWWLAVAEPTRSADELDQNTVQLVKVEAGEAVKLHQGTWHAGPFFQTPTALFFNLELSDTNQNDHNCQTLANKLRLTLT; from the coding sequence ATGAGCCTCACCACCCTCAGCGCCAAGGGACTGCAGGACTGTCGGTTTGAGCGATTCGGTACAGCAATCCTGCCAGTCGATGACATGACTCCCGCCGGTCCAGCGGAGGCGAGCCTGCTGTTCGATGGAGACAATCTCCGCTACTACCTGATGCGCCTGCAAAGCCGACCGCCGGTGGTCGGGAGCATGACCCGGCACCTGCGCGCCACACAATGCCTGGGATCAGCGGATGCCCAACCCTGGTGGTTAGCCGTGGCCGAACCCACACGAAGCGCCGACGAGCTGGACCAAAACACGGTGCAGCTGGTGAAAGTCGAAGCAGGGGAGGCCGTGAAACTGCACCAAGGCACCTGGCATGCCGGTCCTTTCTTTCAAACACCCACCGCACTGTTCTTCAATCTCGAACTGAGCGACACGAATCAGAATGACCACAACTGCCAGACCCTGGCAAACAAGCTCAGGCTGACACTGACGTAA